A segment of the Bordetella flabilis genome:
CAGGCGGCCTCTTACGGTGGCATAACTTGAGCACCGCTACGTCTAGCACGCACGCTTTTGTCCGTCCGGATTCCTACCTGACGTTGCACTACCGCATCCTCCTGGCCTCGGGTCCCGGGGCCGGGTCGGTCTTCGCGGATACCTTCACGGGCCGTCCCGCCACCCTGCAACTGGGGTCCGGGCAATGGGCGCCTGGCATGGAAGCGGCCCTGCTGGGGCAGGCCGAAGGCAGTGCCTTCAGCGTCACGCTGCCGCCGGCACAAGCCTACGGGGACCGCAATCCCGACCTGATCCAGCGCGTGAGCCGCGCCATGCTGGCGCAGCACGCCGGCGCGGACGCCAGTTTCGATCCGGGCGACC
Coding sequences within it:
- a CDS encoding FKBP-type peptidyl-prolyl cis-trans isomerase; this encodes MSTATSSTHAFVRPDSYLTLHYRILLASGPGAGSVFADTFTGRPATLQLGSGQWAPGMEAALLGQAEGSAFSVTLPPAQAYGDRNPDLIQRVSRAMLAQHAGADASFDPGDLVEFQAPNGGRYSGVLKSLDDDGALFDFNHPLAGTALQLDVQILGVL